Genomic DNA from Lactuca sativa cultivar Salinas chromosome 8, Lsat_Salinas_v11, whole genome shotgun sequence:
CTTTTTGTTTAAAGTCTTTCCTAAGTCTGATATATTATAGACTGATAAACAAATTTAATCTGTCTATTGTATCAGGTGTGAACATTGTTAAAAGGCAGCAGTTCCTGAATATTAGAGGCTTGATGCTAAGCTTCTAGAAGGCCAAAATCCATTTTAATTGGAAAGGTAATTTATTCAAATAATTTGAAAGAAATTTATAGCTATTATTTTTTAAATCTGCTTGTTAGTGGGCTTTGATCGGTTTTTCATTCTGTTTGATACTTGACTTCATTGACGTTTCAACTTGTAAATGctactctttcaaaaaaaaattctaactctttcaaaaaaaaacttgTAAATGCTTATTTGTCAAATATACACAAGAATACAAGTCTCGCCTTTACCTTAAAGTCTTCATTTATGGCTTTATAAATGGACTACTTTCTTCAGCTTAACAACTTGTCACTTCATCTTAAACATCCATCCTTCCACTTCAATTTTTTGTCGAATCTCTAAATTAACTTAGTTAGGGTTTTGATAATGGGGAATCTGAGGGGTTTGGGGCTCCATCTCATTTTTGTATGTGCTTTGCTGTTTGCAGGAGCCACATATACTTCTACTTGTTTGGGTGATGGAAATACGAGTCTCGCTGTTTGCTCTGAGCAAGAACGACTTGCTCTTCTCAAGTTCAAAGACAGTGTTGAAGGTCCCTCTGGAATGTTGTCATCATGGGTTGGCAATGACTGCTGCATGTGGGAAGGAATCCACTGTGATGGTATCACTGGGAAGGTAGAAAGCCTTCATCTCAGAGGAGATTACTATGATTGGGTTGAAGGCTACAACAACTATTTAGCTAGTAATGAGGTGGACTCTTGTTTGGAAGATTTGAGGCATCTCAAATACTTGGACTTGAGTGGGAATGATTTTCAAGGAAGTCGGATCCCAAAGTTCATCAGATCCTTCAAACAACTGAGCTACCTCAATTTGTCCCATGCTGGTTTTGAAGGTATTATTCCTCCTCACATTGGAAATCTTTCTAATTTAAAGGTTCTTGATCTCAGTTGGAATGAAAAGCTGATGGCAGATGATATGGCATGGACTTTTGGCCTTTCGTTACTTAAGCATCTTGATTTGAGTTTGGTAGATCTTGGAAGAGCACAAAACAGGGGCATGTTGTTTTACATGATTCCTTCTTTAAAAGAGTTAAGTTTGTCACATTGTGGACTTTCCAATGCTGATCTTTGTCCTTCTCTTAATTCTAGTCGAATACGTTCCAACATCAAACACTTGGATCTTGGCTTCAATTCTTTCGGAGGTCCACTCCCTGGATTTTTTCAAAACATGTCATCCCTAACATTTCTGGATCTTTCATCTTTTAATGTCAGTTTGGCATGGAACTTTGCAAACCTGCTAAGCATGATACCTTCTTTAGCAGAGCTGCATTTGTCAGATTGTGGGCTCCATAAGACGCATCTATCTTCCCCTCATCTTAATGTCAGTACACTTTCCAACATCCAACGCCTTGATCTCAGCAAAAATTCAATTGAAGGCACATTTCCATCTGTTTTAAAAAACATGAGTTCCCTAAGAATCCTTCACTTCTCACATAACATGCTGAGTTCACCAGTTCCTATCATGCCTAATCTTCTAGGTCTTTATATTTCCCATAACTGGTTAACCGCTCCTATTCCTACATTCCTTGGGAATCTTTCCAAACTTGATCTTTCTTTTAATCAATTGAATGGTTCAATTCCAACATTCTTTGGAAATCTAGCTGCTTTAACACATTTGGATCTAAGTGTCAATCGGTTAACAGGCCCAATCCCAACATCTCTAGGAAAACTTGTTTCATTACAATCAGTTAGGCTGAATTCGAATTTATTAAATGGAACTATTCCAGTTTCAATCGGCCAAATTGCTAAACTCCAAACTTTAGATTTATCTAACAATTCTTTAGAAGGAGTAGTTTCTGAAGCCCATTTTGCTAACCTTTCAATGTTGATGTTTTTGGATGCTTCTTATAACACCAAGTTGACATTCAATGTTTCACGTGACTGGATACCTCCATTCCAGTTGGTATCTCTTGACCTCCGTTCTTGCAATATTGCAAATGGATTCCCGCAGTGGCTTCGAAATCAAAGGAAACTTTATGAGTTAGTGTTGTCCAATGCTTCAATCTTAGGACCTCTGCCCAGATGGTTGCGGAGGATTCCCATCATACTTCACTTAGATCTCTCTCATAATCAACTGATCGGACCTTTAACAAACCTTCCCAGTGGGGAAACTTATGGTGGGTATGTAGATGCTCCTTCGTTATTTCtggaaaacaactttttcaatgaGTCGATTCCAAGTTCATTGTGCAGAAGGACAGATTTGGTATTTCTTGATCTTTCCGAAAATAGGTTAACTGGTAAAATTCCCAAGTGTCTTGAAAATCTGCATGGGTTGTTTACCATGATACTTAGCTCAAATCGGCTGTCTGGTGTCATTCCAAGCTCTGTAGCTCTTAATTTATTGCGTCGGTTGAAATTGAATGACAACAACTTTGTTGGTGAGCTTCCTCGAGAATTGAGGAATCTACGATATTTATGTATCTTAGATGTGGGTAATAATAGATTGTCTGGAAATCTACCCGAATGGGTCAGGAAAGAACTTACATATTTGGCGGTTTTGAGGTTGCACAAAAACAACTTCACCGCAAGAATTCCTCAGTCATTTTGCAAAGCTTCAAATCTTAGAATTTTGGATGTTGCACACAACAACTTAAAGGGAACCATCCCTCCTTGTCTTGGAGAATTGATTGCCATGGTTAGCGGTAGAAGGTATCGGCCCTTTGAACATCCCTCTTTCAACAATGATGAGAATGTTGAGCAGGTCATGAAAGGTGTTGATATTGAATATACAAGAACTTGGTATATGGTTTATAATATGGACCTTTCAAGCAATAGACTTGTCGGAGAAATACCGGTCAAGCTAACTGCACTTTCAATGTTGGTGGGCCTcaatttgtctaataatcatctcAGTGGGCGTATTCCAGACACCATAGCAAACATGTCAGAGTTAAATTCTCTTGATTTATCTGGAAacgagttgactggtgtgatccCTCCGAGCATGGCAGATTTGACTTTTTTGAGCCATTTgaatttgtcacacaacaacttgtCAGGACGAATTCCAACAGGAAGCCAACTGCAGACCCTTACAGATCCATCGATATATGAAGGGAACAAAGATCTGTGTGGACCTCCATTGCCAAAGAATTGCATAAATCCAGGAGAAGAcccaacaacaataacaaccacTAGCAAGATGAAAGACGAAGCAGCTGATGAGAAAACCAAGGTATGGCTGTTTTATGTGGACATAATTTGTGGTTTTGCAACAGGTTTCTGGGGTGTTATTGGGGTTTTGTTGTTGAAGAGGCAATGGAGACACAAGGTTTTCATGTTTGCAGAGGAAAGCATGGACAAGATATATGTTGCAGTTGTGGTAAAAGTTAACAAGATCAAGAGAGGAAGAGAAACCGCATAGTATACTATGCAAGGACTTTTCAGTGTTTATTTTGCTTTCTAATACCACTACTGTGTTTTTTTATACTACTGTTTAGATTTTATATTTGTAATATGGATGTTTAATTGTGTCACTGTTGAAACATTTGTTGGATTTGGTATGTATATATACAAGATCAAGTAGTTAGATTAGATTACTAGGGAATCGAGTTCCTTAGGATTTCAAAAGAATCCGTGTGTGGCAGGATTTTAACATGATATATGTTGCACTCTTTCACTCTCAACTTGCTTCTGCTCTCACCACTACTTGCTGCTGATTTTTGTCACTTTTCATCTAAATGGCTCCAAGTAAGAATCAGGTAATGCAGTCATTATCTATTTTCTGGTTTGAACCTTTTGTGGTTCTGCTGCTGCATTTCAAGCTTTGCATCTTTCTACTTCAGTTCTTATTGTTAAATATATTGTTTAGTTATTTCTCTTTTTATACTTTTTACATGGTATACAATCCCTTTGTGTAATATGTACTCTATATATTCATTCTATTCACATAACCCTAATTGATGGGTTTTCACATCATTAAACATGGTATCGAGTCTTCCTGTGTTTGCTTTTTGAATCGATTGCACAAGTACCAGACGTATTCTCCAATTTTTTTCGGCACTGCCTCAAGTTCTTTCTCATCTGCCCTTGTCGATCAAAGCCATTGcctgaggtttttttttttttttttttttttttttttttttctgttactTCCTGCCTCCTGTGCCATCTTGATCACAACATCCTCCAAGCAATCTCCACTGATCACAAATCTCTTCTAGGTTCACTACCCAATTTCTGCTGATGTTTATTGAGTTAAACTACTGGTACATTTAAAGTTTTCCTTCCTTTGGTTTAGCTTTATGTTCATTATTTACTATTCTTGTTAGATTTATTTTCTTGGCTTCCTTTATTTTCCATGTCCACTATACCAACATCGAGCTCCACTACCTCCTCCACTGCAACACAtctcttcttttttattttattgaatcattatatattaattcttttaatgaatttttttttaaatttgttttaattaatttttttgtattattatatattaataaatattatttctaatatacaatatatatatatatatatatatatatatatatatatatatatatatataaatttattggattattaatttaatttagttaattctttttttttttttttaatttcatgtttgttggattaattcttttttgTCGAACCGAGTTTTGAGACATATTTTGGACAACTACACCATTGTTCAGGGTGGTGGTGGTGTCCACCATATGTTATCTTcgaaatatttaaaataaatcagGATAGGCGGGGTGGGTGTGGTTTTTTAGTTAAGataataaagaaaacaattaaatgaaattaaaaacaattaaaaaataaaaaagaatcaatccaataaaattaaattaatttaaaaaattaatgtaTAATAATTGATTAAATTAAAAAAAGTGATCCAAAATTAAAAAGAATTTATTAATGTATATAATTCAAAAAATACTAAAAGAATTAGTAATCCAATAAAaccatttttattaatatataaatattatatatttaaaataatatttattaatatacaataagcaaataaaaataaaataaaataaataattaaaaaaattaataatcaaataaagtaatatgtattaatatgtaaatattatatattaaaaagtaatatttattaaaatttaataatcaaataaaaaataatttaaagaaaaaaagaaattaaaaaaaaaaagaattagttAAAAAAATTTACGAATCTAATAGAGTGGAGCTGCTTGACCGATAGTGCATACGTCCGAGATGTTCCCCgtagggagcaccgatcctgtttgtgaaaaagtAGGATAGATCatacaggatgtgcattgactaccgagagctgaacaaactaacggtgaaaaaccgttatccgttgtcgaggattgatgatttgttcgatcagctgtaGGGTGCgttttggttttccaagattgatcttcgatcgaggtaccatcagatgaggatccgggatgaggatataccgaagacagcttttaggactcggtatgggcattatgagtttgtggtgatgccgtttggactcaccaattccccagcaacgttcatggatctcatgaacaaggtatgtagaccgatgctggatcggtcggtgatcgtttttattgatgatatcctggtctattctaagaccaatgTGCAGCATGAGCAGCATTTGatggaggtattggagaccctgagggcagataagctttatgcaaagttctctaagtgtgatttctggctTCGAGAAATACAGTTTTTGGGGCATATcatcaatcagaagggtatttcggttgatccagccaaggttgaggcggtggtGCGGTGGGAAGTACCGAAAAATGCATCAGAGATccgtagcttcttgggtttaacgggatattaccggagatttatccaggatttctccaagattgttatatcgttgacccgcttgaccaagaagaatgtgacctttcggTGGGGCACGGATTAGCAGatggcttttgagaccctgagacggagg
This window encodes:
- the LOC111919831 gene encoding receptor-like protein EIX2 codes for the protein MGNLRGLGLHLIFVCALLFAGATYTSTCLGDGNTSLAVCSEQERLALLKFKDSVEGPSGMLSSWVGNDCCMWEGIHCDGITGKVESLHLRGDYYDWVEGYNNYLASNEVDSCLEDLRHLKYLDLSGNDFQGSRIPKFIRSFKQLSYLNLSHAGFEGIIPPHIGNLSNLKVLDLSWNEKLMADDMAWTFGLSLLKHLDLSLVDLGRAQNRGMLFYMIPSLKELSLSHCGLSNADLCPSLNSSRIRSNIKHLDLGFNSFGGPLPGFFQNMSSLTFLDLSSFNVSLAWNFANLLSMIPSLAELHLSDCGLHKTHLSSPHLNVSTLSNIQRLDLSKNSIEGTFPSVLKNMSSLRILHFSHNMLSSPVPIMPNLLGLYISHNWLTAPIPTFLGNLSKLDLSFNQLNGSIPTFFGNLAALTHLDLSVNRLTGPIPTSLGKLVSLQSVRLNSNLLNGTIPVSIGQIAKLQTLDLSNNSLEGVVSEAHFANLSMLMFLDASYNTKLTFNVSRDWIPPFQLVSLDLRSCNIANGFPQWLRNQRKLYELVLSNASILGPLPRWLRRIPIILHLDLSHNQLIGPLTNLPSGETYGGYVDAPSLFLENNFFNESIPSSLCRRTDLVFLDLSENRLTGKIPKCLENLHGLFTMILSSNRLSGVIPSSVALNLLRRLKLNDNNFVGELPRELRNLRYLCILDVGNNRLSGNLPEWVRKELTYLAVLRLHKNNFTARIPQSFCKASNLRILDVAHNNLKGTIPPCLGELIAMVSGRRYRPFEHPSFNNDENVEQVMKGVDIEYTRTWYMVYNMDLSSNRLVGEIPVKLTALSMLVGLNLSNNHLSGRIPDTIANMSELNSLDLSGNELTGVIPPSMADLTFLSHLNLSHNNLSGRIPTGSQLQTLTDPSIYEGNKDLCGPPLPKNCINPGEDPTTITTTSKMKDEAADEKTKVWLFYVDIICGFATGFWGVIGVLLLKRQWRHKVFMFAEESMDKIYVAVVVKVNKIKRGRETA